The window AAATGACAGGAAACTTACTCCACGTGGCCTTGGCAGCTGACCAAGGGTCTTGGCTCAAGTGCCTGTGAGTTGGTTTAAGGGTTGGGTGGCTTCAGAGATCCACAGGCATGGGGAGACTACTGGCCAAGCTCCCAGCTCAGCTCGGGAGGGGGTTCTTAGCCACAGCGCTCTTGGTTCACTCGCTCCCCTGGGCCTCAGGTGTCCTCAGGCATTAGCACAGCTCTGGGCCGAAGAGGCTGTGTGAGACCCTGCGCTCAGGCTCGGGTTTCCCCTTGCGGGGCGCGGACTGCCTCCTCGCTGAGGCCAGCTGGAGCCTAGACAGGCTCTAGGGGCCTCCTGACTGAACGCGAGGGCCTTCGGGGCAGCAGCCGGATGCGTCCCTGGGATGAACAGGGCTCAGGCCTTTCCCACGACCCTCTTCAGCCACCGGCCTGCAGAGAGCGCTGAGACCACGACCTCAGGGAGCTAAGGGGCACCGGAGCCAAGGAAGCAGCAGTGGAGGCTTGAGAGGACAGCTGCTCTGTGGGGCTGTAGGCGACCCAGCGGAACCGGCAGCCACCAGGCCCCAGGTGGGACATCTGCGGCACTTCCGGAGGCTGAGTGATGTCTGGGAGCGGATTAGACGGCCGGGGAGGGCCCTGGATGGGTCCCGGTTTCCGACGTTCGAAGCCAGTCGGCCACCGGGGGCGCGCGTGGGCTGTCGGCGCTCTAGCCCGCCCGCGTCCTCTATGGCCGCCTTATTTCCGGGCTGTGCTGTGGCGCGCGAGGGCTACCCAACCCGCCGCCGAGACGTCCAGCTACTCGGGGGCCTGAGCCCGCGGGACCCGAAGGCGTGTTCGCGGATGCCAGCTTGGCCACCCCTGACCCAGCCCCAGTCATGCCGCTGTGTGACCCCTAACCCCATCGCGACTGGACGGACCGGACCCCCCTGGGAACCGCCCTGCCCCTGCTGAGTGGGTCC of the Bubalus bubalis isolate 160015118507 breed Murrah chromosome 15, NDDB_SH_1, whole genome shotgun sequence genome contains:
- the LOC123329352 gene encoding uncharacterized protein LOC123329352 is translated as MVKQGFLRSRHSYRMELAGWELAEGNQATVRGQGGCLGSPNGAATGLQRALRPRPQGAKGHRSQGSSSGGLRGQLLCGAVGDPAEPAATRPQVGHLRHFRRLSDVWERIRRPGRALDGSRFPTFEASRPPGARVGCRRSSPPASSMAALFPGCAVAREGYPTRRRDVQLLGGLSPRDPKACSRMPAWPPLTQPQSCRCVTPNPIATGRTGPPWEPPCPC